The following proteins are co-located in the Solanum pennellii chromosome 1, SPENNV200 genome:
- the LOC107022678 gene encoding uncharacterized protein LOC107022678: protein MDVEKYISYIKNSVVEENQMYKDKSTLKAVMENYKIKNSFNFKVKRFDNKSYVLVCYSDDCCWKLKASVRKNSETFIVRYFNSEHTCPLRDRILSKVQATVGFVSGVTAPKLGNHKRKHTLSNKIDDIREIYGVEISYQQAWRAKERALELIRGKPADGYRNMPRYIYMLETEYPNSYIRMHKSEYNEFMYLFISLRPMMRGFEFCRPVVVVDVSHLSGAYRGTFVSASTLDGAGCILPLTYKIVDTKMIVHGHGSFNSLRMHLVRGKKCVLYLTEMKA, encoded by the exons ATGGATGTTGAAAagtatatatcatatatcaagAATTCAGTTGTGGAAGAGAATCAAATGTACAAGGATAAGTCAACTCTAAAGGCGGTAAtggaaaattacaaaataaagaatagcttcaattttaaagttaaaagattTGATAACAAAAG CTACGTATTAGTTTGTTATTCAGATGATTGTTGTTGGAAATTGAAGGCCTCTGTTAGAAAGAATTCAGAGACATTCATAGTGAGATACTTTAATAGTGAACATACATGTCCATTGAGGGATAGGATATTAAGCAAGGTACAAGCTACAGTTGGGTTTGTTAGTGGTGTGACAGCTCCAAAATTAGGGaatcataaaagaaaacatactcTGAGCaataaaattgatgatattagGGAAATATATGGCGTTGAGATTTCTTATCAACAAGCATGGCGCGCAAAAGAGCGTGCATTGGAACTTATAAGAGGTAAACCTGCTGATGGATACAGAAACATgccaagatatatatatatgctggAAACTGAATATccaaattcatatataaggaTGCACAAGTCTGAATACAACGAATTTATGTATCTTTTCATATCATTAAGGCCAATGATGAGAGGATTTGAGTTCTGTAGGccagttgttgttgttgatgtttcACATCTTAGTGGAGCTTATCGAGGGACATTTGTGTCTGCTAGTACACTTGATGGAGCAG GTTGCATATTGCCTTTGACTTACAAAATTGTTGACACGAAAATGATTGTTCATGGACATGGTTCTTTCAACAGTTTAAGAATGCATTTGGTGAGAGGGAAAAAATGTGTGTTGTATCTGACAGAAATGAAAGCATAA